In Candidatus Ozemobacteraceae bacterium, the genomic stretch TCAACAGGCCGAGCGCGAGCGAGCCGACCACGCCCATCTTGTTGAGCGGCAGGGCCCCCATGCCGGGCACCGGATACCGAAGATGAAAAGCCTCTGCTATATATTCCCAGAAACCGATCGGTGGCTTGGCCATGCTATTTCCGGCTCCCCTCCTCGTATGCGAGGAACTTTCCGGTGATCTCGTGAAGCTTGGTCTTGAACTTGTCGCCTTCCTGGACGTCGAGCGGCGACATCCCCGGCTCTTTGCCGATGTCCGAAGGCTTGATGAACACTTTCTCGGCAAGTCTGCCGGGGCCCGGCGTGAACATGAAGATGCGGTCTCCGAGATAGACGGCTTCCGCAAGCGAATGCGTGACGATGAACACCGTCGCTTCGACCTCATGCCAGAGGTGGGTGATCAGCGCCTGCATGTCGATTCGGGTCGGCTCGTCGAGGGCCGAGAACGGCTCGTCCATGAGGATGATGCGAGGTCGCAGAACCAGCGTGCGCGCGATCGCGACGCGCTGCTGCTGGCCGCCGGACAACTGGTAGGGATACTTGTTCTCGTGGCCGATCAGTCCGACCTTGTTGATCATGTCCATGGCCCGGGCTTTCATCTCGGCGGGCGAATACCCGAGCGAGTCGCGGTTGAGCTCGAGGCCGAACAGAACGTTCTGGAGCACGGTCCGGTTCGGGAACGAACTGTATTTCTGAAAGATCATCCCGCGGTCCTTCCCGGGGCCCGTCACCGGCTTGTTGCGCACCAGGACTTCGCCATGCGTGGGCGGCCACACGTCGGGGAAGCCCTGGATCAGGTTCAGTACGGTCGATTTTCCACAGCCGGACGGGCCGACGAGAGCGATGAACTCGCCGACGTCGGGCAGATCCTCGATCTCGAAGT encodes the following:
- a CDS encoding ABC transporter ATP-binding protein, whose amino-acid sequence is FEIEDLPDVGEFIALVGPSGCGKSTVLNLIQGFPDVWPPTHGEVLVRNKPVTGPGKDRGMIFQKYSSFPNRTVLQNVLFGLELNRDSLGYSPAEMKARAMDMINKVGLIGHENKYPYQLSGGQQQRVAIARTLVLRPRIILMDEPFSALDEPTRIDMQALITHLWHEVEATVFIVTHSLAEAVYLGDRIFMFTPGPGRLAEKVFIKPSDIGKEPGMSPLDVQEGDKFKTKLHEITGKFLAYEEGSRK